One genomic segment of Mesoterricola silvestris includes these proteins:
- a CDS encoding TlpA family protein disulfide reductase, giving the protein MSKFRNHGCAVLLLAAPLYSSPGAAQAPKAPAAPAVTLKVGDQAPAFVHGAWLKGKPVQALAKGQTYVLEFWATWCGPCKQAIPHVTELAKKYAGKVTFIGVNVMQEGKDPKAIDASVAAFVKSQGAAMEYRVCRDTRDDGMKKTWLDAAGVQGIPATFIVDGTGRLVWKGHPLSMDPVLEQLAAGTFDPVAAIAEAKTNKEALERISEALKAKEWQKALELASTCKPKSKVDIMSVEWLRFQALLHVDEKAALALYDSSIKDAPDWAFPFVGTVIRTDGLSKDWYLRVIPTLEELVKKEPAAVGMLAEAQFRAGDFANAARNKAKEIEELKGRLPGILKEHPDAGPMVKGALAKMEAELKEYQAAVKP; this is encoded by the coding sequence ATGTCCAAATTCCGCAATCACGGCTGTGCCGTTCTTCTTCTCGCGGCGCCGCTGTATTCCTCGCCCGGCGCGGCCCAGGCCCCCAAGGCCCCGGCGGCCCCGGCGGTGACCCTCAAGGTGGGCGACCAGGCCCCGGCCTTCGTCCATGGCGCCTGGCTCAAGGGCAAGCCCGTCCAGGCCCTGGCCAAGGGCCAGACCTATGTCCTGGAATTCTGGGCGACCTGGTGCGGCCCCTGCAAGCAGGCCATTCCCCACGTGACCGAACTGGCGAAGAAATACGCCGGGAAGGTCACCTTCATCGGGGTCAACGTCATGCAGGAGGGCAAGGACCCGAAGGCGATCGACGCGAGCGTGGCCGCCTTCGTGAAGAGCCAGGGGGCCGCCATGGAGTACCGGGTCTGCCGGGACACCAGGGACGATGGCATGAAGAAGACCTGGCTGGACGCCGCCGGCGTCCAGGGCATCCCGGCCACCTTCATCGTGGACGGCACCGGCCGCCTCGTCTGGAAGGGCCACCCCCTCAGCATGGACCCCGTGCTCGAGCAACTGGCGGCGGGAACCTTCGATCCCGTCGCGGCCATTGCCGAGGCCAAGACCAATAAGGAAGCCCTGGAGCGCATCAGCGAGGCGCTCAAGGCCAAAGAGTGGCAGAAGGCGCTGGAACTGGCATCTACCTGCAAGCCCAAGAGCAAAGTGGACATCATGAGCGTCGAGTGGCTCCGTTTCCAGGCGCTCCTTCACGTGGACGAGAAGGCGGCCCTCGCCCTCTACGATTCCTCCATCAAGGACGCCCCCGATTGGGCCTTCCCGTTCGTGGGCACCGTGATCCGCACCGATGGGCTTTCCAAGGACTGGTACCTCCGGGTCATCCCGACGCTGGAGGAGCTCGTCAAGAAGGAGCCGGCCGCGGTGGGCATGCTGGCCGAGGCCCAGTTCCGGGCGGGGGATTTCGCGAACGCCGCCAGGAACAAAGCCAAGGAGATCGAGGAACTCAAGGGCCGCCTTCCCGGGATCCTCAAGGAGCATCCCGATGCGGGTCCGATGGTCAAGGGGGCTCTGGCGAAAATGGAAGCGGAGCTGAAGGAGTACCAGGCCGCCGTGAAGCCCTGA
- a CDS encoding TlpA family protein disulfide reductase — protein MKTHALLVGIRALALSVAATLCHAQFNSNPTLRIGDPAPPITAQAWVRGKPLARFEPGRVYVVDFWATWCGGCIMAFPHISGIARKYEDKVRFISVDSYEDLGENKGKDLAAAVRKFLQTPNGKRLTFDVAVDGAANTMYQAWIKPLRRNGFPTTFIIDQEGRIAWVDVNLDHLEWALDHVLAGTWDRNKAAQVMQERDAVETIMFKMFSGTEAERAATCRSMLAASEAFEKRFPDRKDAVAFYKFMALLEIDRDKVPAILEQMAADPLSRYINLTDAAGLTLQKEGLSKATYAAVAKVLERSLRNEYFAPNTGGSASQIHRSMADAYAKAGQPGKAVEAIGKAIAKAREEKAPADRLDALNQDLRNYTSQVSASH, from the coding sequence ATGAAAACACACGCACTTCTTGTTGGCATCCGGGCCCTCGCGCTGTCGGTGGCGGCCACCCTCTGCCACGCCCAGTTCAATTCCAATCCCACGCTCCGGATCGGGGACCCCGCGCCTCCCATCACCGCCCAGGCCTGGGTTCGCGGCAAGCCGCTGGCCCGGTTCGAGCCCGGGCGCGTCTACGTGGTGGATTTCTGGGCCACCTGGTGCGGCGGGTGCATCATGGCCTTTCCCCACATCAGCGGGATCGCCCGGAAGTACGAGGACAAGGTCCGGTTCATTTCCGTGGACAGCTACGAGGACCTGGGCGAGAACAAGGGGAAGGATCTCGCGGCCGCCGTCCGGAAATTCCTGCAGACGCCCAACGGGAAGCGGCTGACCTTCGACGTCGCCGTGGATGGCGCCGCCAACACGATGTACCAGGCCTGGATCAAGCCGCTCCGCCGCAATGGCTTCCCGACCACCTTCATCATCGACCAGGAGGGCAGGATCGCCTGGGTGGACGTGAACCTCGATCACCTGGAATGGGCCCTCGACCATGTCCTGGCTGGGACCTGGGACCGGAACAAGGCCGCCCAGGTCATGCAGGAGCGGGATGCCGTGGAGACGATCATGTTCAAGATGTTCAGCGGCACGGAGGCGGAACGCGCGGCCACGTGCCGGTCCATGCTGGCGGCCTCCGAAGCCTTCGAAAAGCGGTTCCCGGACCGCAAGGATGCGGTGGCCTTCTACAAGTTCATGGCCCTGCTGGAAATCGACCGGGACAAGGTGCCCGCCATCCTGGAGCAGATGGCGGCGGATCCCCTGTCCCGGTACATCAACCTCACGGATGCGGCGGGTTTGACCCTGCAGAAGGAAGGGCTTTCGAAAGCCACCTACGCCGCCGTGGCCAAGGTGCTGGAACGGAGCCTCCGGAACGAGTACTTCGCGCCCAATACCGGGGGCAGCGCCTCTCAGATCCATCGCTCCATGGCCGACGCCTATGCCAAGGCCGGGCAACCCGGGAAGGCCGTCGAGGCTATCGGGAAGGCCATCGCCAAGGCCCGGGAGGAGAAGGCCCCCGCGGACCGCCTGGACGCGCTCAACCAGGACCTCCGGAACTACACCAGCCAGGTCTCCGCATCCCACTGA
- a CDS encoding tRNA-dependent cyclodipeptide synthase yields MTSSSPLPTASVASVKGGVMEPNEICPDSPGSLFRVAPETHNCRRLLQGGEHALLGVSPFNGRFSRPYLAKLGTWAGRTSRLVKSALADADCRETGLYTRGPVALRVVGKGLGS; encoded by the coding sequence ATGACCTCATCCAGCCCCTTGCCGACGGCGTCTGTCGCTTCGGTCAAGGGAGGCGTGATGGAACCCAACGAAATTTGCCCTGATTCCCCTGGGAGTCTGTTTCGGGTGGCGCCCGAAACTCATAATTGCCGGCGCCTGTTGCAGGGGGGCGAACACGCCCTGCTGGGGGTCAGTCCTTTCAACGGACGCTTCTCCCGGCCCTACCTTGCAAAGCTAGGGACTTGGGCGGGCCGCACAAGCCGGTTGGTGAAGTCGGCCCTGGCGGACGCCGACTGTCGGGAGACGGGGCTTTACACCCGGGGTCCCGTGGCCCTACGTGTAGTGGGGAAGGGCCTTGGGTCGTGA
- a CDS encoding MFS transporter, translated as MGRETDTGERRVVRALLAGICLPLLDATIVVLALDTFGQRFGAPLAHTQWVLSGYTLAAASAVPVCAWAANRIGVRRLWMGGLGVFLAGSCLSGCAGSLGGLVAARCLQGLGCGILTPTLQTALVRSMRPDRVRAALATAAVPAVVAPILGPLLGGLLLKAAGWRWLFLANLPLGLLALVTAHRGLPADEPLGRARFDAQGFLLLAPGLAAVTFGLAWVARNGWSGPGWALPVGLSLVGAFALRPAPADRESLVDLSLFRLRAFTGCGLTLFLSSAAFYGGLLLLPLNLGRGWGPTGVGALLAVQGVGALVARSRLAALSRILGDRALARASLVVAILATLAFAGPWGPPATALALAALLARGAGLGLVTLLTLSAAYQDLDKVQVAHASVVSRILNQMGAALGGVLAAALLQHLLQARAGPGMAHGVAALGLAAITAAALLPTGLLSGRERSG; from the coding sequence TTGGGTCGTGAAACGGACACCGGGGAACGGAGGGTGGTGAGGGCCCTCCTGGCGGGCATCTGCCTTCCTCTTCTGGACGCCACCATCGTGGTCCTGGCCCTGGACACGTTCGGACAGCGGTTCGGGGCCCCCCTCGCCCACACCCAGTGGGTGCTCTCCGGGTATACCCTGGCGGCTGCGTCGGCTGTGCCGGTATGCGCCTGGGCTGCCAACCGGATCGGGGTGCGCCGGCTTTGGATGGGGGGCCTGGGGGTCTTCCTGGCGGGATCCTGTTTGTCCGGGTGCGCCGGGTCCCTGGGGGGTCTTGTGGCGGCCCGGTGTCTCCAGGGGCTGGGATGCGGAATCCTGACGCCAACGCTCCAGACCGCCCTGGTGCGCAGCATGCGCCCCGACCGGGTGCGGGCCGCCTTGGCCACCGCCGCCGTGCCGGCGGTGGTGGCCCCCATCCTGGGTCCCCTCCTGGGCGGGCTCCTGCTGAAGGCGGCGGGATGGCGCTGGCTCTTCCTGGCCAACCTTCCCTTGGGGCTCCTGGCCCTGGTAACGGCGCACAGGGGGCTGCCGGCGGATGAGCCCTTGGGGCGGGCGCGCTTCGACGCGCAGGGTTTCCTCCTGCTGGCGCCGGGGCTGGCCGCGGTGACCTTCGGCCTGGCCTGGGTGGCCCGGAATGGCTGGTCGGGACCCGGGTGGGCCCTGCCCGTGGGACTTTCCCTGGTGGGCGCCTTCGCCCTCCGCCCCGCGCCGGCGGACAGGGAATCCCTGGTGGACCTGAGCCTCTTCCGCCTCAGGGCCTTCACCGGGTGCGGGCTCACCCTCTTCCTGTCCAGTGCCGCCTTCTACGGGGGACTGCTGCTCCTTCCCCTCAACCTGGGGCGCGGCTGGGGTCCCACGGGAGTGGGGGCGCTGCTGGCGGTGCAAGGCGTGGGGGCCCTGGTGGCCCGGAGCCGGCTCGCCGCGCTCTCCCGGATCCTGGGGGACCGGGCCCTGGCCCGGGCCTCCCTCGTCGTGGCCATCCTGGCCACCCTGGCCTTCGCTGGCCCCTGGGGGCCGCCGGCGACGGCCCTGGCCCTGGCGGCCCTCCTGGCCCGGGGAGCTGGCCTGGGCCTGGTCACCCTCCTGACCCTCTCCGCGGCCTATCAGGACCTGGACAAGGTCCAGGTGGCGCACGCCAGCGTGGTGTCCCGCATCCTGAACCAGATGGGAGCAGCCCTGGGGGGCGTGCTGGCCGCGGCCCTCCTGCAGCACCTTCTGCAGGCCCGGGCGGGTCCCGGCATGGCGCACGGGGTGGCCGCACTTGGTCTGGCGGCCATCACAGCAGCGGCGCTCCTGCCCACGGGCCTATTGTCCGGGCGGGAAAGGTCCGGATGA
- a CDS encoding serine/threonine-protein kinase — translation MFSANLSSRILKEAHSRGLLGDPRPADDSSAQDPEGDFWGEELATLLASGRMSRVALNSLAWEAIGGEAGSWIDPLFKGPAPIGELKGLGDRYQDLVPIGEGASALVYKGLDTLLQRHVAIKALKDPRGPILEEARAQAKVEHPNVCRVYEVGQGHLVMQLVEGPTLAQLLPSLDLGEKVRIIRDIALGIHAAHQKDLIHLDLKLGNVLMERHEDGIFHPIISDFGMVAGASKASSGGCSLGTPPYTSPEQLARDTARIGPGTDVYALGVMLYVMVAGASPFRAHDFEGLLEAMAKDPPVPLRQRVPAIARDLAAIVAKCMEKDPGQRYASAWELAEDLDRFQRAEPVAAMGRAPAYRLAKWYQRNRMLQWVSGLGLLALAASLALFVRHSTFLTQQAEWDHHCQKIVGDLGAHLDRTYRLPPHDIRPELKEAEAFVGKILEARRGGGAAARGPACLALGQAYFLMDAEDARAVASFQEAWDSGYRTESARSWLAITLLATFRKDQWSFMSGLQDPANRGKVDEIRRQYLDPARKLLRGRKGSDQVKLAFLVDLADAKMLDAVNLDWLLNLTRTYRAQFPQDLDGLFEEAMALSAKAGLLIVNAGMASGAFSSPEAQEAASYQQRARALLVEALRLAPSLPRAYGALAEENLKEDSLPTKDSRAPVVLFEEARALLDQGLKVRGRDPVLTAQYGQLLATHVLPYRLARGMDPEPVARDLAGLRPDPALDPSGRSLRALLEAKASFLKKCNYYGVKPPPAFVEACRRCLQEPWTGSEAARFEWCSTAAQTLAETGEDPVGIIQGIHATFHPAGPPEWTSLGRLDLLAAERVWLAYGDPLPWLSRAQDCLDRLPVPSVFRTYLAQNLLSQRIRLVGDGPSWAEFRTELGRIGKGDPAMASGGLDRVLEMNVLLARRALAEKQDAEPYLREIGRCLQAPLVKNYAWMPYYKEQMATLLLLQSGPSGSSLPEALQWIDKAYAQVLPPRVSGPGRAVPSMQRFLPESSADLARIRSLKAEILAAMAARETRPAARIRLAREAVALLQQSLQVDRLQERRLRPILDQALPLTRN, via the coding sequence ATGTTCTCCGCGAACCTCTCGTCCCGGATCCTCAAGGAAGCTCATTCGCGCGGGCTCCTGGGCGACCCTCGCCCGGCGGATGATTCCTCCGCCCAGGACCCCGAGGGCGACTTCTGGGGGGAGGAACTCGCGACGCTCCTGGCCTCGGGCCGGATGTCGAGGGTCGCGCTCAACAGCCTGGCCTGGGAGGCCATCGGCGGCGAGGCGGGGTCCTGGATCGATCCGCTGTTCAAGGGGCCCGCGCCCATCGGGGAGCTCAAGGGCCTGGGGGACCGCTACCAGGACCTCGTCCCCATCGGGGAAGGGGCGAGCGCCCTCGTCTACAAGGGCCTGGATACCCTGCTCCAGCGGCACGTGGCCATCAAGGCGCTCAAGGACCCGCGGGGGCCGATCCTGGAGGAGGCCCGGGCCCAGGCGAAGGTCGAGCACCCCAACGTCTGCAGGGTCTACGAAGTGGGCCAGGGGCACCTGGTCATGCAGCTCGTGGAGGGCCCGACCCTGGCCCAGCTCCTGCCTTCCCTCGACCTGGGGGAAAAGGTCCGGATCATCCGGGACATCGCGCTGGGGATCCACGCCGCGCACCAGAAGGACCTCATCCATCTGGACCTGAAGCTGGGCAACGTCCTCATGGAACGCCACGAGGATGGGATCTTCCACCCCATCATCAGCGACTTCGGGATGGTGGCGGGCGCTTCGAAGGCGTCCAGCGGCGGCTGCAGCCTGGGAACGCCCCCCTACACGAGCCCGGAGCAACTGGCCCGGGACACGGCCCGCATCGGTCCCGGGACGGACGTCTACGCCCTGGGCGTGATGCTGTACGTGATGGTGGCCGGGGCCAGTCCCTTCCGGGCCCATGATTTCGAGGGGCTGCTGGAGGCCATGGCCAAGGACCCGCCCGTCCCCCTCCGGCAGCGCGTCCCCGCCATCGCCCGGGATCTCGCGGCCATCGTCGCCAAGTGCATGGAGAAGGACCCCGGACAACGCTATGCCAGCGCCTGGGAACTGGCCGAGGATCTGGACCGCTTCCAGCGGGCGGAACCGGTGGCGGCCATGGGCAGGGCCCCGGCCTACCGGCTGGCCAAGTGGTACCAGCGCAACCGGATGCTCCAATGGGTCAGCGGCCTGGGCCTCCTGGCCCTGGCGGCCTCCCTGGCCCTCTTCGTGCGCCATTCGACCTTCCTTACCCAGCAGGCCGAATGGGACCATCACTGCCAGAAGATCGTGGGGGACCTGGGCGCCCACCTGGACCGGACCTACCGCCTTCCGCCCCACGATATCCGCCCCGAACTCAAGGAGGCCGAAGCCTTCGTCGGGAAGATCCTCGAAGCCCGGCGGGGCGGGGGGGCTGCGGCCCGGGGCCCCGCCTGCCTCGCCCTGGGGCAGGCCTACTTCCTCATGGATGCCGAGGACGCGAGGGCCGTGGCCTCCTTCCAGGAGGCCTGGGATTCGGGGTACCGCACCGAAAGTGCGCGGTCCTGGCTCGCCATCACCCTTCTGGCCACGTTCCGGAAGGATCAGTGGAGCTTCATGTCGGGGCTCCAGGATCCCGCCAACCGGGGCAAGGTCGACGAGATCCGCCGCCAGTACCTGGACCCGGCGCGCAAGCTCCTCAGGGGGAGGAAGGGATCCGATCAGGTGAAACTGGCCTTCCTGGTCGATCTTGCCGACGCCAAGATGCTGGACGCGGTCAATCTCGACTGGCTCCTGAACCTGACCCGGACCTACCGGGCCCAATTCCCCCAGGACTTGGACGGCCTGTTCGAGGAGGCGATGGCCCTCTCCGCCAAGGCCGGACTCCTCATCGTCAATGCCGGCATGGCCTCGGGCGCCTTCTCCAGCCCCGAGGCGCAGGAGGCGGCCTCCTACCAGCAGCGGGCCCGGGCCCTCCTCGTGGAGGCCCTCCGCCTCGCGCCGAGTCTTCCCCGGGCCTACGGGGCCCTGGCCGAGGAGAATCTGAAGGAGGATTCGCTGCCGACGAAGGATAGCCGAGCCCCGGTCGTCCTCTTCGAGGAGGCCCGGGCCCTCCTGGACCAGGGCCTGAAGGTCCGGGGGCGCGACCCGGTGCTCACGGCCCAGTACGGCCAGCTCCTGGCCACCCACGTGCTGCCGTACCGCCTGGCCCGTGGGATGGATCCCGAACCGGTGGCCCGGGATCTTGCCGGGCTGCGCCCGGACCCGGCGCTCGATCCCTCCGGGCGGAGCCTGCGGGCCCTGCTGGAGGCCAAGGCGTCCTTCCTGAAGAAGTGCAATTACTATGGGGTCAAACCGCCCCCGGCCTTCGTGGAGGCCTGCCGGCGGTGCCTCCAGGAACCCTGGACCGGAAGCGAGGCCGCCCGGTTCGAGTGGTGCTCCACCGCCGCCCAGACCCTGGCCGAAACGGGGGAGGATCCCGTGGGGATCATCCAGGGCATCCACGCCACCTTCCACCCGGCCGGTCCCCCGGAGTGGACCTCCCTCGGCCGCCTGGATCTCCTGGCCGCGGAACGGGTCTGGCTGGCCTACGGCGATCCCCTCCCATGGCTCTCCCGGGCCCAGGACTGCCTGGACCGATTGCCCGTGCCATCGGTCTTCAGGACCTACCTGGCCCAGAACCTCCTTAGCCAGCGCATCCGACTGGTCGGTGATGGGCCCTCCTGGGCGGAGTTCCGGACGGAGCTGGGAAGGATCGGAAAGGGCGACCCCGCCATGGCTTCGGGCGGCCTCGATAGGGTCCTCGAAATGAATGTCCTCCTGGCCCGGCGCGCCCTGGCGGAGAAGCAGGATGCCGAGCCCTACCTTCGCGAAATCGGCCGCTGCCTGCAGGCGCCCCTGGTGAAGAATTACGCGTGGATGCCCTACTACAAGGAGCAGATGGCCACCCTGCTGCTGCTCCAGTCCGGCCCGTCCGGGAGCTCCCTCCCCGAGGCCCTCCAATGGATCGACAAGGCCTACGCCCAGGTGCTTCCGCCGCGGGTCTCCGGACCCGGCCGGGCGGTGCCCTCCATGCAGCGCTTCTTGCCGGAATCCTCCGCGGACCTGGCGAGGATCCGCTCGCTGAAGGCGGAGATCCTCGCCGCCATGGCCGCCCGGGAAACCCGTCCCGCCGCGCGGATCCGCCTGGCCCGGGAGGCCGTGGCGCTCCTCCAGCAATCGCTTCAGGTGGATCGCCTCCAGGAACGCCGCCTGCGCCCGATCCTCGACCAGGCCCTGCCCCTCACCCGGAACTGA
- a CDS encoding ABC transporter ATP-binding protein codes for MPEPPKSSALVIAQGLTKRYPGLKALDNVSFSLSRGEIVGYVGPNGAGKTTTMRILTGMETGFEGAAWISGMRQPLDRKGILKEISYLPQDVAFASWRTARETLWLFGRLSGLEASALRQRVPLVLQQVGLGPKADLRVGGFSRGMKQRLGLAQAMLGHPKLMILDEPFNHLDPAGRQHLKGVLTELGRQGVSILFSSHILADVEELMERIVVLRKGCVIFDGTVEELKAAHRDAEVVEIGFTGILPHSRLSAIPGVARVEMAASTVLRLHPTPGAHLLDVSTHVLGQMIASGHGIRYVKPLVPSLETIIGRMTDDVLDVATEREEEASAC; via the coding sequence ATGCCTGAACCGCCGAAAAGCTCCGCTCTCGTCATCGCCCAAGGGCTGACCAAGCGCTACCCGGGCCTGAAGGCCCTGGACAACGTCTCCTTCTCGCTTTCGCGGGGCGAGATCGTGGGATACGTCGGCCCCAACGGCGCCGGGAAGACGACGACCATGCGGATCCTCACCGGCATGGAGACCGGCTTCGAAGGCGCCGCCTGGATCTCTGGAATGAGGCAGCCCCTGGACCGGAAGGGCATCCTGAAGGAGATCTCGTACCTGCCCCAGGACGTGGCCTTCGCGTCCTGGAGGACGGCCCGGGAGACCCTGTGGCTGTTCGGGAGGCTTTCGGGCCTCGAGGCATCCGCCCTCCGGCAGCGGGTCCCGCTGGTCCTCCAGCAGGTGGGCCTCGGCCCGAAGGCGGACCTCCGGGTCGGGGGGTTCTCGCGCGGCATGAAACAGCGCCTGGGGTTGGCCCAGGCAATGCTGGGCCACCCCAAGCTGATGATCCTGGACGAACCGTTCAACCACCTCGATCCCGCCGGCCGCCAACACCTCAAGGGCGTCCTCACGGAACTGGGCCGGCAGGGCGTCTCCATCCTCTTCTCCAGCCACATCCTCGCGGATGTGGAGGAGCTGATGGAACGCATCGTGGTCCTCCGGAAGGGGTGCGTGATCTTCGACGGCACGGTCGAGGAACTGAAGGCGGCCCACCGGGACGCCGAGGTGGTGGAGATCGGTTTCACCGGCATCCTGCCGCATTCCCGGCTGAGCGCCATTCCCGGCGTGGCGAGGGTGGAGATGGCCGCCTCCACGGTCCTGCGCCTTCATCCCACGCCCGGGGCCCACCTGCTGGACGTCTCGACCCACGTGCTCGGGCAGATGATCGCCAGCGGCCACGGCATCCGGTACGTCAAACCGCTGGTGCCGTCCCTGGAAACCATCATCGGCCGCATGACCGACGACGTCCTCGACGTCGCCACCGAGCGGGAAGAGGAGGCCAGCGCATGTTGA
- a CDS encoding aminotransferase-like domain-containing protein → MRPNDLLLTLIDAPGSSLYQRIALTLQGAILEGRLPRQAALPGSRILADHLGVNRRTVIAALQELEAQGWLVTRPNSGTFVADELPSGASARKAPDPALPGSQVGFDLPSLLQPASVTVAGDLLLEDGSPDPRLAPADELAKGYQRALRRHGPRILDDRNPLGTPLLREMVASWISERYGAVVPMERIMITRGSREALALLAGALSRPGSLTAVENPGNRGAWDLFRQIGKMELRPVPVDGEGLIPEALEEVLKGERIRVLYLTPRRQFPTGAVLSEARKKAVLDLAQKHRLAVLEDDYDGEYVYEGTRSEPLISLDRTGQVIHIGSLSRLLAPGLKMGYMVLPTPLVPVLGKIRLSRGELGDPVLEWAVADLIRDGDLVRHLRRVRKVYAARRDFLVARLRQSLSGPLEVPSPQGGMSLWLRGREGADLDAWIQAVRSCGLILNPPSHYYLGAAEPAFRMGFAQADEVELEEAVNRMVKALGRVNP, encoded by the coding sequence ATGCGCCCCAACGACCTCCTCCTCACCCTCATCGACGCCCCGGGCTCGTCCCTGTACCAGCGGATCGCCCTGACCCTCCAGGGGGCGATCCTGGAGGGCCGGCTGCCGCGCCAGGCGGCCCTGCCGGGCTCCCGGATCCTGGCCGATCACCTGGGCGTCAACCGGAGGACGGTCATCGCCGCCCTCCAGGAGCTGGAGGCCCAGGGCTGGCTGGTCACCCGGCCCAACAGCGGGACCTTCGTGGCCGATGAACTGCCCTCGGGCGCCTCCGCCCGGAAGGCGCCCGACCCCGCGCTCCCGGGGTCACAGGTGGGCTTCGATCTTCCCAGCCTGCTCCAGCCCGCATCCGTGACGGTGGCCGGGGACCTTCTCCTGGAGGACGGCTCCCCCGATCCCAGGCTCGCGCCCGCCGACGAGCTGGCCAAAGGCTACCAGCGGGCGCTCCGGCGCCACGGGCCGCGCATCCTGGACGACCGCAACCCCCTGGGGACGCCCCTGCTGCGGGAGATGGTGGCGTCCTGGATCTCCGAACGCTACGGGGCCGTCGTCCCCATGGAACGGATCATGATCACCCGGGGCAGCCGCGAAGCCCTGGCCCTGCTGGCCGGGGCCCTGTCCCGGCCGGGAAGCCTCACGGCGGTGGAGAATCCCGGCAACCGGGGCGCCTGGGACCTTTTCAGGCAGATCGGCAAGATGGAGCTCCGCCCCGTGCCGGTGGACGGCGAGGGGCTGATCCCCGAGGCTCTGGAGGAGGTGCTGAAGGGCGAACGGATCCGGGTCCTGTACCTGACGCCGCGGCGCCAGTTCCCGACGGGGGCCGTGCTCTCGGAAGCGCGCAAGAAGGCGGTCCTGGACCTGGCCCAGAAGCACCGCCTGGCCGTCCTGGAGGACGACTACGACGGCGAGTACGTGTACGAGGGGACGCGTTCCGAGCCCCTCATCTCCCTGGACCGGACCGGCCAGGTCATCCACATCGGCTCCCTGTCCCGCCTGCTGGCGCCGGGGCTCAAGATGGGCTACATGGTCCTGCCGACGCCCCTCGTCCCGGTCCTGGGCAAGATCCGCCTGAGCCGGGGAGAGCTGGGGGATCCCGTCCTGGAATGGGCGGTGGCGGACCTCATCCGGGACGGGGACCTGGTGCGGCACCTCCGGAGGGTCCGCAAGGTCTATGCGGCCCGCCGGGATTTCCTCGTGGCGAGGCTCCGGCAGAGCCTGTCCGGGCCGCTTGAGGTGCCCTCGCCCCAGGGGGGGATGAGCCTCTGGCTCCGGGGCCGGGAGGGCGCGGACCTGGATGCCTGGATCCAGGCCGTCCGGTCCTGCGGCCTGATCCTGAATCCCCCCTCCCACTACTACCTCGGCGCGGCGGAACCGGCCTTCCGGATGGGCTTCGCCCAGGCCGACGAGGTGGAGCTGGAGGAGGCGGTGAACCGGATGGTGAAAGCGCTCGGACGGGTGAACCCTTAG
- a CDS encoding SDR family NAD(P)-dependent oxidoreductase: MNTLPTVFITGASSGIGATYAERFARRGHDLVLVARDKSRLDTLATRLRAECKVAVDVLQADLTNPADLSALEIRLRDDVRIGILINNAGMAQTGRFVDQSAEGIDRLVSLNTLALTRLAAAIAPRFVASGSGAIVNIGSVVGFAPEFGTSIYGATKAFVLFLSQGLNVELSPKGVYVQAVLPAATRTEIWERSGIDVNTLPEVMDVEELVDAALVGFDRRESVTIPPLQVAERWDVLERERKGLLSDIRQAHAAARYLSKA; the protein is encoded by the coding sequence ATGAACACGCTTCCGACCGTCTTCATCACCGGTGCCTCAAGCGGCATCGGTGCCACCTACGCCGAGCGCTTTGCTCGCCGCGGCCACGACCTCGTCCTGGTGGCGCGCGACAAGTCACGCCTGGACACCTTGGCGACCCGCCTGCGCGCGGAATGCAAGGTCGCCGTCGACGTGCTACAGGCCGACCTTACAAACCCCGCCGACCTGTCTGCGCTCGAGATCCGTCTGCGCGATGACGTGCGTATCGGCATCTTGATCAACAATGCGGGCATGGCCCAGACAGGGCGATTTGTGGACCAATCCGCCGAAGGCATCGACCGTCTGGTTTCCCTCAACACCCTAGCGTTGACGCGTCTAGCGGCGGCAATCGCTCCGCGCTTTGTGGCTTCCGGCAGCGGCGCCATCGTCAACATCGGCTCGGTGGTGGGTTTCGCGCCCGAGTTCGGCACGTCGATCTACGGTGCCACCAAGGCCTTTGTGCTATTCCTGTCGCAGGGCTTGAACGTGGAATTGTCGCCCAAGGGCGTCTATGTGCAAGCGGTACTGCCAGCCGCCACCCGCACCGAGATCTGGGAGCGTTCCGGAATTGACGTCAACACCCTTCCTGAGGTGATGGACGTTGAAGAATTGGTTGACGCGGCGCTGGTCGGCTTCGACCGGCGTGAATCGGTCACGATCCCACCCCTCCAGGTTGCGGAGCGCTGGGACGTGCTGGAGCGTGAGCGGAAAGGGCTTTTGTCAGACATTCGACAGGCCCATGCGGCTGCGCGTTATCTGTCGAAAGCGTGA